A stretch of the Chelonoidis abingdonii isolate Lonesome George chromosome 11, CheloAbing_2.0, whole genome shotgun sequence genome encodes the following:
- the LOC116833678 gene encoding myelin-associated glycoprotein isoform X1: MKAAGALLTLGILFGGTLGGPWSAWMPQTIMAFEGTCVAIPCRFDYPDELRPSAVHGIWYFNSPYPRNYPPVVYKSRTGIVHESFQGRTRLLGDLQARNCTLQLSRLSPELAGKYFFRGDLGGYNQYTYSEHSNLEIVDKPTIVPPAAVVVGTEAELRCVVPDNCPTMKPMVSWLNHEALEDQAVFGQLEEESGTWSQVSLLKFQPLRENNGHELGCQVTYPNTTFLFEAFATLDVKYVPQILQVNSSVEITEGSHVVLVCMADSNPMALLAWFKEEAVLREEPSTNLTLELDNVTHAQDGIYTCVAENVYGRVNRSLALTVMYAPRKPSVNSSVVAVEGESVTILCTTESNPEPIITIFKEKQMVATVVYESELLLEIPAVTHEDDGEYWCVAENQYGQRGSAFNLTVEFAPIILLESKCTAARDTVQCVCTVLANPEPVISFELPTRNVTVNETDQEFVYSQKTGYMVTSILTLRGELDSQLFVVCSARNLYGTKNQQLQFHHSNNLMWAKVGPVGAVVAFVILIAAVCYVSQTRKKKNVNENSSFVQLEHPPMAYGGEYRPPGALDKSEYERRPVSDKHLLNKPEGSLDLNVDYANIDFTKLATKDSYTLTEELAEYAEIRVK; this comes from the exons ATGAAGGCTGCTGGGGCTCTGCTCACCTTGGGGATCCTATTTGGAG GCACCCTGGGTGGGCCGTGGAGCGCGTGGATGCCACAGACCATTATGGCCTTTGAGGGCACGTGCGTGGCCATCCCATGCCGTTTCGACTACCCGGACGAGCTGCGCCCCTCGGCCGTGCACGGCATCTGGTACTTTAACAGCCCCTACCCCCGGAACTACCCGCCCGTGGTGTACAAGTCACGCACCGGCATCGTTCACGAGAGCTTCCAGGGCCGCACCCGCCTGCTGGGGGACCTCCAGGCCCGCAACTGCACCCTGCAGCTCAGCCGGCTCAGCCCCGAGCTGGCGGGGAAGTACTTCTTCCGCGGGGACCTGGGCGGCTACAACCAGTACACGTACTCGGAGCACAGCAACCTGGAGATTGTCG ACAAACCCACCATTGTGCCCCCGGCTGCGGTGGTGGTGGGGACAGAGGCGGAGCTGCGGTGCGTGGTGCCGGATAACTGCCCCACCATGAAGCCCATGGTGAGCTGGTTGAACCATGAGGCGCTGGAGGATCAGGCTGTCTTtggccagctggaggaggagagcgGCACCTGGAGCCAGGTGTCCCTGCTGAAGTTCCAGCCCTTGCGGGAGAACAACGGGCACGAGCTGGGCTGCCAGGTCACCTACCCCAATACCACCTTCCTCTTCGAGGCCTTCGCCACCCTGGACGTCAAGT acGTGCCCCAGATCCTGCAGGTGAACTCGTCCGTGGAGATCACGGAGGGCTCGCACGTGGTGCTGGTGTGCATGGCGGACAGCAACCCCATGGCCTTGCTGGCGTGGTTCAAGGAGGAGGCCGTGCTGCGGGAGGAGCCGTCCACCAACCTGACGCTGGAGCTGGACAACGTCACCCACGCGCAGGACGGGATCTACACCTGCGTGGCCGAAAACGTGTACGGGCGGGTGAACCGCTCCCTGGCCCTCACCGTCATGT ACGCCCCGCGCAAGCCGTCAGTGAACTCCTCGGTGGTGGCAGTGGAGGGGGAGTCGGTGACTATCCTGTGCACCACCGAAAGCAACCCCGAGCCCATCATCACCATCTTCAAGGAGAAGCAGATGGTGGCCACGGTGGTCTACGAGAGCGAGCTGCTGCTGGAGATCCCCGCCGTGACCCACGAGGATGACGGGGAGTACTGGTGTGTGGCGGAGAATCAGTACGGCCAGCGCGGCTCTGCCTTCAACCTCACCGTGGAGT TCGCTCCCATAATCCTCTTGGAGTCGAAGTGCACGGCTGCTCGGGACACGGTGCAGTGCGTCTGCACTGTGCTGGCCAATCCGGAGCCCGTGATTTCCTTCGAGCTGCCCACCCGGAACGTGACAGTCAACGAGACTGACCAGGAGTTCGTCTATTCCCAGAAGACGGGCTACATGGTCACCAGCATCCTGACGCTGCGCGGGGAGCTGGACTCGCAGCTCTTTGTTGTCTGCTCCGCCCGCAACCTGTATGGCACCAAGAACCAGCAGCTCCAGTTCCACCACTCCA ACAATCTGATGTGGGCGAAGGTGGGGCCGGTGGGCGCCGTGGTGGCCTTTGTGATTCTCATCGCTGCCGTGTGTTACGTGAGTCAGACGCGGAAAAA gaaAAACGTGAATGAAAACTCCAGTTTTGTGCAGCTGGAGCACCCGCCCATGGCGTACGGCGGCGAGTACCGGCCCCCGGGGGCCCTGGACAAATCCGAG TATGAGCGGCGCCCAGTGTCCGACAAACACCTCCTGAACAAGCCCGAGGGCTCCCTGGACCTGAACGTGGACTACGCCAACATTGACTTCACCAAACTGGCTACCAAGGACAGCTACACCCTGACAGAGGAGCTGGCGGAGTACGCAGAGATCCGGGTCAAGTGA
- the LOC116833678 gene encoding myelin-associated glycoprotein isoform X2, producing MKAAGALLTLGILFGGTLGGPWSAWMPQTIMAFEGTCVAIPCRFDYPDELRPSAVHGIWYFNSPYPRNYPPVVYKSRTGIVHESFQGRTRLLGDLQARNCTLQLSRLSPELAGKYFFRGDLGGYNQYTYSEHSNLEIVDKPTIVPPAAVVVGTEAELRCVVPDNCPTMKPMVSWLNHEALEDQAVFGQLEEESGTWSQVSLLKFQPLRENNGHELGCQVTYPNTTFLFEAFATLDVKYVPQILQVNSSVEITEGSHVVLVCMADSNPMALLAWFKEEAVLREEPSTNLTLELDNVTHAQDGIYTCVAENVYGRVNRSLALTVMYAPRKPSVNSSVVAVEGESVTILCTTESNPEPIITIFKEKQMVATVVYESELLLEIPAVTHEDDGEYWCVAENQYGQRGSAFNLTVEFAPIILLESKCTAARDTVQCVCTVLANPEPVISFELPTRNVTVNETDQEFVYSQKTGYMVTSILTLRGELDSQLFVVCSARNLYGTKNQQLQFHHSNNLMWAKVGPVGAVVAFVILIAAVCYVSQTRKKKNVNENSSFVQLEHPPMAYGGEYRPPGALDKSESKEICSLESH from the exons ATGAAGGCTGCTGGGGCTCTGCTCACCTTGGGGATCCTATTTGGAG GCACCCTGGGTGGGCCGTGGAGCGCGTGGATGCCACAGACCATTATGGCCTTTGAGGGCACGTGCGTGGCCATCCCATGCCGTTTCGACTACCCGGACGAGCTGCGCCCCTCGGCCGTGCACGGCATCTGGTACTTTAACAGCCCCTACCCCCGGAACTACCCGCCCGTGGTGTACAAGTCACGCACCGGCATCGTTCACGAGAGCTTCCAGGGCCGCACCCGCCTGCTGGGGGACCTCCAGGCCCGCAACTGCACCCTGCAGCTCAGCCGGCTCAGCCCCGAGCTGGCGGGGAAGTACTTCTTCCGCGGGGACCTGGGCGGCTACAACCAGTACACGTACTCGGAGCACAGCAACCTGGAGATTGTCG ACAAACCCACCATTGTGCCCCCGGCTGCGGTGGTGGTGGGGACAGAGGCGGAGCTGCGGTGCGTGGTGCCGGATAACTGCCCCACCATGAAGCCCATGGTGAGCTGGTTGAACCATGAGGCGCTGGAGGATCAGGCTGTCTTtggccagctggaggaggagagcgGCACCTGGAGCCAGGTGTCCCTGCTGAAGTTCCAGCCCTTGCGGGAGAACAACGGGCACGAGCTGGGCTGCCAGGTCACCTACCCCAATACCACCTTCCTCTTCGAGGCCTTCGCCACCCTGGACGTCAAGT acGTGCCCCAGATCCTGCAGGTGAACTCGTCCGTGGAGATCACGGAGGGCTCGCACGTGGTGCTGGTGTGCATGGCGGACAGCAACCCCATGGCCTTGCTGGCGTGGTTCAAGGAGGAGGCCGTGCTGCGGGAGGAGCCGTCCACCAACCTGACGCTGGAGCTGGACAACGTCACCCACGCGCAGGACGGGATCTACACCTGCGTGGCCGAAAACGTGTACGGGCGGGTGAACCGCTCCCTGGCCCTCACCGTCATGT ACGCCCCGCGCAAGCCGTCAGTGAACTCCTCGGTGGTGGCAGTGGAGGGGGAGTCGGTGACTATCCTGTGCACCACCGAAAGCAACCCCGAGCCCATCATCACCATCTTCAAGGAGAAGCAGATGGTGGCCACGGTGGTCTACGAGAGCGAGCTGCTGCTGGAGATCCCCGCCGTGACCCACGAGGATGACGGGGAGTACTGGTGTGTGGCGGAGAATCAGTACGGCCAGCGCGGCTCTGCCTTCAACCTCACCGTGGAGT TCGCTCCCATAATCCTCTTGGAGTCGAAGTGCACGGCTGCTCGGGACACGGTGCAGTGCGTCTGCACTGTGCTGGCCAATCCGGAGCCCGTGATTTCCTTCGAGCTGCCCACCCGGAACGTGACAGTCAACGAGACTGACCAGGAGTTCGTCTATTCCCAGAAGACGGGCTACATGGTCACCAGCATCCTGACGCTGCGCGGGGAGCTGGACTCGCAGCTCTTTGTTGTCTGCTCCGCCCGCAACCTGTATGGCACCAAGAACCAGCAGCTCCAGTTCCACCACTCCA ACAATCTGATGTGGGCGAAGGTGGGGCCGGTGGGCGCCGTGGTGGCCTTTGTGATTCTCATCGCTGCCGTGTGTTACGTGAGTCAGACGCGGAAAAA gaaAAACGTGAATGAAAACTCCAGTTTTGTGCAGCTGGAGCACCCGCCCATGGCGTACGGCGGCGAGTACCGGCCCCCGGGGGCCCTGGACAAATCCGAG TCTAAGGAGATCTGCTCCCTGGAGAGCCACTGA